The sequence below is a genomic window from Bradyrhizobium septentrionale.
GTGTGAAGCGATTTTCCGAGGGGATCACGCTCAAGAAAAACAAAAGCGCGCCCGCGCCTTAAGCGAGCCAGAGCTGGATCAGCGCCAGCGCCGCAGGTGTCGCCTGCACATAAAGGATGCGCCGACTCACGGTGGCGGCGCCGTAGACGCCGGCGACGATCACACAGAGCAGGAAGAATGTCTTGATCTGGAACGCGAAGGCCGGATTGCCGTGCACCAGGCCCCAGATCAGTCCGGCGGCGAGGAAGCCGTTATAGAGCCCCTGATTGGCGGCGAGCACGGCCGAGTCGGTCGCCTTCTCGACCGAGTTGCGAAAGGTCGTCAAGCCCAACGGCTTGGTCCACAGGAACATCTCGAGCACAAGGAAATAGATGTGCAGCGCGGCCACCGCCGCGACCAGAACATTGCCAAGCAAAAGCATGATGCGGTCCCCCTTCACCGGAATTCGGGTGGACGCTAGCACGCGGGCGGTGAATTGTATGCCGAGCGACCTGTTTCCGAGCGATGACCATGGCCGACCGCAAGACTGCACAGAGCTTCAACCTCGACCGTCTCAAGACCCCGATCGGCACCGCGCTGCTGGTGACCGATGACGACGGCGTGCTGCGCGCGCTCGACTGGGACGACTATGAAGGACGCATGCTCGAGTTGCTGCGGCTGCATTATGGCACGGTGACGCTGCGGGACGGCCGCGCGCCGGCGGCGATGCGCGAGGCGCTCGCCGATTACTTCAAGGGCGATCTCGATCGGCTCGCGGATGTCGAATGGCGCGTCGCCGGCACGCCGTTCCAGCAGAGGGTCTGGCACGCGCTGCCGAAGATTTCGCCGGGCACCACCATGAGCTACGGCGCGCTGGCGGCGAAACTGAAAGTGCCGAACGCGATGCGTGCGGTCGGCCATGCCAACGGCTCGAACCCGATCAGCGTCGTCGTGCCCTGCCATCGCCTGATCGGCGCCAACGGCTCACTGGTCAAATATGGCGGCGGGCTGGAGCGCAAGCGCTGGCTGCTGCAGCATGAGGGCGTGGAGATATAGCGGCCAATTTCATCAGCCGCCCGAGGCGATCAATCGAGATCTTCGCTCGGCATGTTTCGCAGATCGCGCACGATATAGAGGAAGACGATGAGCGAAGGCACCCATGCGAGTATCGCTCCTACCAGCATCGCATCGACCGTCGTCATGGGGACTCCTTTGCGCGTTGCCAGAGCGTTTTCGAGCGAAGCATGTCCCGCACTTGATGCGGGGTGGACGCCGGTTCGCGTGAAGAAAACGCGTCAGAACAAAAGTCTAATCCTGGCGGTCAGACCAGTTTCCTCGCCGGGCCGCGGCTGCCGGGGAAGGGATAGAGCCACTTCCAATAGGCCTTGTTGCGCTCCAATTGCTGTTTGTAGATCTCGCGGCACTTCACGGAGCAAAACTGCTCGAAATGCCAGCTGTGCCGGATCAGCCCGAACGGGCGCTTGCACCCCGGATTCCCGCAACGGCCGGTCATGACGCGGCCTCCGCATTCGCACGCCAAAGCCAGCGAGTGAATTCCTCCTGAGCTTTGTACAGGCAGAGCCGTCCGCAATAGCGTTCGCCCGCCGGATTTCGCAAACTGATGATCTTGGGCTCTTCGCTGTCACACTGGGCGCAGCGCGGTTCCGCACGCATGGCGACCTCCCTCCGAGGAATTGCCATTTGCCAATCAGAATGTCTGATGCTGTCTCTGATGCTGTCCTGGCCGTCGATCTTCGCGAAGGACGACGGCGCGCAATCTCGCGCCACTATCGTCCAGGCGCAACTTGTCCTGATGTTTGGCGGCATCATCCTTGCGTATGTCTGATGTGAACTCATTCGCCGGGCGCGCTTCCGTTCTGCGCGAGGGCCGTGTCGAGGCATTTGATCAGGACGTCGCCGTCGAAGGGCTTGCTCAGAAAGCAGATCGCGCCCGCCCTCAGGGCCCGGGCGCGATCGCTTTCGACGGAGAAGGCGGTGACGAAAATGAACGGAAAGCGCCGTCCGCTGGCGATCAAATGGCTCTGCAGGTCGAGCCCGCTCATGGCCGGCATCCTGACATCCGCTATCACACAGGATGTCTCATTCAGGTGGGGCGAGTGCAGGAATTCCTCAGCCGACGCGTAGGTCTCGACTGCGTAGCCGAGCGACCTGACGAGATTGTGGGTCGCGGTGCGAACCGACATGTCGTCGTCGACGATGGATATCATTGGCGGGTGGGACAAGGAGGTCCTTCCTGGGACGGCCAGAACGGGCTTTGGTCTGTGCGTGGACGCGGAGGCACAGTGCGTCGCCAGTCGGGATCGGAGAATCATACTTAGGTTTGCGGCCCGCCGGATGCCGGTCCGATCCGAAGGATCTGCGCCATTTTGACCAGATCCGGCAGCGATTTAGCCGCCATTTTCCGCATGATGTGGCCGCGGTGTATCTTCACCGTGATCTCGGCCACCCCGATTTCGGCGGCGACCTGCTTGTTCATGAGCCCCGTCGTCACGAGTGTCATGATCTGGCGCTCGCGGGCGGTCAGGGTCGCGAAGGCTGCGCGCAGGTGTGCAAGGGCCTTGGCCTCATCGCGACGATTCCGGTCGCGCTCGATCGCTGTGGTGACGGCATCCAGCATGTCCTGGTCGCGGAACGGCTTGGTCAGGAAGTCGACCGCTCCGGCCTTCATGGCCCTGACCGTCATCGGGATATCGCCATGGCCGGTCATGAAGATGATCGGAATATGAATGTCGGCCTTGGCCAGTTCGGCCTGAAAGTCGAGGCCGCTCAGCCGGGGCAGCCTGATGTCCAGGATCAGGCAGCTCGGGACATCCGGGGGCTTGTGCTGGAGAAATTCATGGGCCGATCCGAACACTTCGGTCCGCAGACCGACCGACCGGAAAAGACTGCTCAGCGAGTCCCGCACTGACGCGTCGTCGTCGACGACGAAGACGGCCGGATCGCCGGCGCTTGCGTGCGTGGGAGGTGATGCCGCGGGTCCGGTCACCATGCATGATCCTCTTCACGCAATGGCAAGGTGAACTGGAATGTCGCGCCGGGGCCGGCATTTCCGGCCACGGACAGGCGACCCCGGTGGGCTTCGACGATCGAGCGGCAGATCGACAAGCCCATTCCCATGCCGCTGGCCTTGGTGGTGTAGAAGGCGTCGAACAGCCGCTCGGCATTCTCGGTCGTTATCCCGACGCCACAGTCGGTGACCGTGACCAGGATTTGCCCGGCATCGTCATGCTTGGCGGGATCGATGCGTGTCCGGATCACCAGTTCCCGCGGCCGGTCCGTGACCGGCTGCATCGCCTCGATGCCGTTGAGGACCAGGTTGAGGATGACTTGCTGCAGCTGGACACGGTCGGCGACAACAGGCGGCAGCGCGGGAGCGAGGTCCAGCTGCAGGGATATCAGGTGGCTCTGCAGTTCATGCTGCACCAGGCCGATCACCTCGTTGATGGCTGCATTGATGTCGAGCGGCGCCTTCTGATCGGTCGTCTTGTTCACCAGGGCGCGGACGCGCTGGATGACCTCGCCCGCCCGGTTGCCGTCGCTGATGATCGACCTGACCGCCCCGCGGGCTTCGTTCAGATCGGGAGCCGCCCGGTTGAGCCACCGCAGGCATGCCGCGGCGTTGGTGACCACGGCGGCAAGCGGCTGGTTCACTTCATGGGCGATCGACGCAGCGAGCTCGCCGAGCGCCGTCACGCGCGTGACGTGGGCGAGGTTGATCTGCGCTTCGTGCAATTCCGCCTCGGCCCGCTTGCGGGCGGTCACGTCGGTGACCGCTCCGATGAATTCGGTGTCGCCCGAGATGTTGGTCACCGCATGCGCCCGGGCGTGGACATATTTGATCGCCCCATTGGGCATCAGCAATCGGTAGCCGTGCTCGAAGTCCTTGCCGTCGACCGAGGCGCGGTCGATGGTCCGTTGCACGCGGGCTCGATCGTCCGGATGGACGCGTTGCAGGACCGTGCCATGCTTGATGCAAGGAGCCTTGTCGAACGCGAAGATTCTGAACGTTTCTTCCGACCAGATCATCTCGCCGCTGGCGACGTGCCAGCCAAAGCTGCCGGTGTGGCTCAATCGCTGGGCTTCGGTCAGGTACATTTCACTCTGCTGCAGCGCATTCTCGGCCTGCTTGCGCTCGGTAATATCCTCACATGCGATCAGGACAATCAACTGATCGCCCAGCCGCCGCACGGCCTTGGCATTTTCGCGAACCCAAAGCCTTGAACCGTCCTTGCGGACCTTGCGGATTTCCCAACCGTGGGTCTGGCCGATATTGTCGAGGCAGGCCGCGACGTTGCGCAGGACCATATCCCGGTCTTCGGCGGCAAACACCCGCAGCACGGATTGTCCGAGCAATTCGTCGACGGTGTAGCCGAGTTGTGCCGCGCCGAACGTGTTGACCGACAGGACGAGGCCCGTTGCGTCGACCATGAAGTACATGACCGGGTTGTGCTCGAACACCTCCTTCCATTGCGCCTCGCTGTTGCGCAGCGCCTCGATCGCGCGCTCTTCGCCGCGCACCCGGCCGCGCAAGGCGGCTTCCATCTCCCTTTGGGTGCGGCCCACCACGCGCATCATCAGCAATGCAGCGGCGAGCGCGGCGACCAGCGCCGCCAGGGCAGCCAGATGGGCGGTCGCTGCGGGCTCCGGACCGAGCAACAGCCCGGCGCAGGTTCCCGCCCAAGCCAGCACCATGCCGCCGAGCAGCCATTGCTCGGTCGACCAGTACTTCTTGGTCGGGTTGTGCATCATCGGCATCACCAGCACTTGCCATCCAGCACTTGGCCATGATGGGCCGCGCTGCGTCGCTAGGTGACCGCTATCATCAGCGGCGACAACGTCGCCCTCCCAACAGGCCGGACATTAGCAGCTTTCTCGACGTCGGGACGAGATCGTGGGGGCCTGTGGCAATCCGCCCGCGTGGGTGAGATCGCGCGAAAAGCGAAATCACCTGATACGCTCAGGTTCAGGTTGCGGCTAAACCTAAGTATGTTGTCCCCATCCGAATGTAACGGCCGGATCAACCTCCGTTCAATGGCGCGTTCCTTCCCGGCGACTACGCTTATTGGGTAACTCGATAACAGTAGGCATCCCGGATTCAACAGTCGCCGATCAGAGATCTGGAGGTTGAAATTGCCGAACGCTCGCCTGCATTTGATCCTTTGCTCCGATGACATCGCGCTCGAGACGCGGGGGCAGAGACGCGATCGCAGCTTCCAGCCTTTCGTGATCGACGGTGGCAAGCAAACGGCGAGCGTGCCGGTCGACAACCCATGGGCCGACAATTGGATCGATCTGCTCGACGCCTTCGATTTTGGCGTTGTGGTCTGTCATGCCAGCTACCTGGCCTTGCTGGGGGCGAGCCTGGCAGCGCTACAGCCGCAATTAGACATGTGAGATCCAGGGCCGTAGCCCGCCCTAGACTCTAAGTCCGGCAGGCTGCCGGGACCGACGCGCTGGCTGCTCACGCCTGGGTCGCGCAAAACGGGTCCGACAACAGCCTCCGTGAGAGCCCGGAATCCATTCCCCGACTAGCCCCGGCCCTGATGGATTCCGGGCTCAGTTCCCGCAGGCTCTCAGATGCGCAATGGCGCATCGGGAATGACCGGCGGAACAGGTCGATGACCTCACTCCCGCGCCAGGCTCCCGACCGTGGCAAATTGCAGCAATTTTTCCGAAAGATGCCCGGTTCGCTTTAGCCGCTTTTGAAGCACCTGCTTATTGGATCGGCCTGGCGACGGCATCGCTCCGCAGAGCTGTGCGTTGGTTCGCGCACTGACAGTTCAGGGGCCGGTCATCATGAATCAGGCACAGCAGAAACCCTTTCCTGACGATCATACGTCCGTCAGCAAGGACGAGGAATCGGGCGCACGAGGGTTGCAGCGCGATTTGCAAGATCGGTTGCAGCCGGCGCACGACGAGCCGGTCAGCGAGCCCGTCAGCGATAGCGCTCCCCATCCCGAACCGCCCCGAGGCTCCGGCCGATGGGTTCGCCGCCTGCTCAAGGTCGGCATCGGCCTTGCCATCGTCGCCGTCTTCGGATGGCTGCCGCTGAAGGCGGTGCTGCAGACCTCGAGCGTGGAGGCCGTGGTCAACGCCAGGATCGTGACCTTGCGGTCGCCGATCGACGGGACCGTGACTGCGAAGCCGCAGGGCTCCGCACAACTCAGCGTGGTTCATGAGGGCGACGCGATCCTTCATGTCGTCAACGCGCGCGGCGATCGCGTGCGGCTCGATGATCTCCGGCGGCAGATGTCGCGGCTGGAGAACGAGCGCCCGAGCCTGGCCGCCAAGCTCGCGGCCGCCGAGACCGCGCAACAGGACCTCGCCCGCCAGGCGGGCCAGTTCCGCGATGGCCGCATCCTTCAGCTCGAGGCGCGCATCGCCGAAATCCAGTCGGCGATCGAGGCCGCGGCCGCGCGACGGGAGGAGGCAGTGGCCGCCGTCGAGCGGGCCTCGTCCCTGATCAAATCAGGCAGCGTCTCGACGGTCGAAATGGCCCGCCTGACGCGCGAGCAGGCGATCGCCCAGCAGACCGAGATCGGTGCCCGCCGTCGGCTCGACGCCGCCAAGGTTGAGCTCACCGCTGTCAGGAGCGGCACCTATCTCGGCGACAGCTACAACGACCGGCCGAGCTCCGCTCAACGCGAAGAGGAGATGCGCCAGCGCGCCAGCGATCTGCGCGCCGATCTGGCGCATGCCGATGCCGAGATCGACTGGCTGACCCACGAGATCGCCGTCGAGCAGTTGCATTACGTCAACCGGGCGGAAGCCGACATCAAGGCGCCGGTCGCCGGGCGCATCTGGGAGATGATGACGTCGCCCGGCGAGGATGTCCGGGCCGGTCAGCCCTTGCTCAAGCTGCTCGATTGCAGCGGCGCCGTGGTCACCGCCAATGTCACCGAAGGCGTCTACAACCGCCTCCGGCTCGGCGAGCAGGCGAGCTTCGAGCCGAATGACGGCAGCGCGGCGATCCAGGGTGAGATCGTCAATCTCACCGGCGCATCGGGCGCGCCCGCGAACCTTGCGATCAATCCGGATGCGCTGAACAAAGAACCGTATCGGGTGACGGTCTCGATGCCGGCGCTCGACAGCACGGGCAAGGAATGCGCGGTCGGCCGCACCGGGCGGGTGGTGTTCAACGGGGACGCGGCAAAGTCATGATGGCGGCCTTTGCGCCCGGGCTGGTCGCCTTTGGCGCCTGCCTTGCGATCCTGCCGCTGCTCCGGCGCGAGCACACGCTGGCCCGCGTCATGATGACCGGCGTGTCGTTCGTGCTGCTGCTCCACTATTTCGTCTGGCGGGTGACCCAGACCTTGCCGCCTCCGGGCCTCACCGCCGATGCGCTGGTCGGCTATCCCTTTGTGGTGGCCGAGGCGGCCTCGATGATCGCGGTATGCCTGTCGTTGCTGTTCCTCTCGAGGACCATCGACCGCTCGCCCGAGGTCAATGCGGTCCTTCGCCGATCCAGGGCGTCGACAGATGCGCCGCTCGTCGACGTCTTCATCTGCACCTACAATGAGGAGAAGGCGATCCTGGAACGCACCATCATCGGCGCAACGGGCCTGAATTATCCCAATTACCGCGTCTGGGTGCTCGACGATGGGCGGCGGCTCTGGCTGCGCCGGCTCGCCCAAGAGCTCGGCTGCAACTATCTGACCCGTCCGGACAACCGCCACGCCAAGGCCGGCAACATCAATCATGCGCTCCGGCACGTATCCATCCCGCCGGAGAGGCCGGAGTACATCTCGATCCTCGATGCCGACTTCGTCCCGATGCCGGACTTCCTGACCCGGGCGATGAGCCTGATGCAGGACGGCAGTGTCGGCGTCGTGCAGACGCCGCAGCATTTCATCAACCCGGATCCGATCCAGACCAATCTCGCCGCGACCGACGTCTGGCCCGACGAGCAGCGCTTCTTCTTCGATATCCTGATGCCGGCCAAGGATGCCTGGGGCACCGCGTTTTGCTGCGGCACATCATCGCTGATCCGTTTCTCCGGCCTGATGCAGATCGGTGGCTTCCCGACCGATTCGGTGACGGAAGACTATCTCGTCACGCTGCGATTGAAGGAGAAGGGCCTGCGCACGATCTATCTGAATGAGCGCCTGACCCTCGGCCTCGCGCCGGAGGGATTGAAGGAATACATCACCCAGCGCGGGCGCTGGTGCCTCGGCTTCATGCAGATATTCAGGGGCCGCAGCGGGCCGTTCTCACGGCAATCCAGGCTCGCCTTCACGGACCGGCTGTCGCTGGTCGATGCCTTCATGAGCTGGTCGGCGGTCTACGGCACCAAGATTCTCGGCCTGGTCGTGCCCTGGCTCTATCTGCTGTTCGGGATCAAGGCGGTGCATGCCGATCTTTTCGAGCTGCTGAAATATTTCATGCCGTTCTATGTCTGGCACGCCTTCACGATGGCCTGGATCTCGCGCGGCCGCTCGCTTGCGATCATGACCGACGTCTCGCAATACATCGCCGCCCCCGCGGTCCTGAAGGCGGTCGTGACCGGACTTGCCAAGCCGCAGGGCCACAAATTCAAGGTGACGGCCAAGGGCGGCGACCGCAACCGCCGCTTCATCGAATGGCCGCTGCTGCGGCTCTATGGCAGCGCCTTGCTGATCACCCTGCTGGCGATCGCCTATGCATTCATCCTGCACCTGCGCGGCGAGAACATCGCCTATGGCGGGCTGGCGCTGGCCTGGAGCCTGTACAATTGCGTCGTGCTCGCGATCGTCTGCTTCATCTGCATCGAGCAGCCGCGGCGCCGCAAGGCCGAGCGCTTCGAGCGCGACGAGCCGATCCTGATCCACGAAGGCACAGAGTCGCGGCTGGTCCGGATGGCCGACATCTCGATCTCGGGCGCGCGCTTTATCGATCCTGCGCCGCCCGCAATTGGCGCCGCGATCAAATGCAATGTCTACGGCCAGAGCGTGACCGCGACCGTGGTCCGCCGCACCCGCGACGGCTTCGGCGTCCGCTTCGAGGATGCGGTTGCGACCCGGGTCAACGTCGTGCGCGCCTTCTATGCCGGCGAATATGTCCGCGCCTTCAGCGGCGTGCGCGCCGCGCCGGTCGGCAAGGCCCTGCTGATGCGGTTGTTCGGCTGACGACGAGCGGCGACAAGCGTGAGGGGCGGCGCAGTCTCTCACCGTCATGCAGTCTTTCACCGTCATCCCCGCGCAAAGGCTCCGCCTTTGTCGCTGGAGAAGCGCGCTCTTGCGCGCGTCTCGAAGGATGCACGGCCCGGATATGCCCGCGGGTTGGGTTCTCACGCGGTGCGAGCGTGGCCGTCGATCCTTCGAGACGGCCGCTGCGCGGCCTCCTCAGGATGACGGGTCTTGCATGCTCACCCTACGCATTGATCTGCGCCGCGGGCTTCGCGGCCTGGTCCTCGCTCGCGAGCAGATGCAGCAGTGCGCTCTTGATCGCGGCCTGCCGGGTCGGCGCCGTGATCTGGGCGCCGAGCAGGTCGGTGACATAGAACACATCGCGGGCGCGTTCGCCGAAGGTCGCGACATGGGCGGAGGCGATGTTGAGGTTGAGCTTCGAGATCGCGGTGGTGAGCTGATAGAGCAGGCCGGGGCGGTCGAGGCCGGAGACCTCGATCACGGTGTAGCGGTCGGACCACTGGTTGTTGATGGTCACCTCAGGCTCGACGATGAACGGTCGCGTCTTGCTGCGCACCGCGCGTTTCGCCACCGCCTCGGGCAGCCGCAGCTTGCCTTCCAGCACGTGCTCGATCATCTCGCCGATCCGCGTCGCGCGGCGGCCCTCGTCCTCGTCGCGGTCGTATTCGCGCGAGATCGAGATGGTGTCGAGCGCGCGGCCGTCGGTCGTGGTGTAGATCTGCGCGTCGACGATGTTGGCGCCGGCCGACGCACAGGCGCCGGCGATGATCGACAGCAGCCAGGGATGGTCGGTCGCCAGAATCGTCAGCTCGGTGACGGCGCGGATCTCGTCGAATCCGACATTGATCGCGAGCTTGTGGCCGGCCTGCTCGCTGGCGCGGATGAAGCGTGCCTGGCGGATCTTGCGTGGCAGCTCGACCTTGAGCCAGTAGGCCGGGTAGTGCCGGCCGATATAGGCGTTGAGCTCCGCCTCCGGCCATTCGGTGAAGGCGCGGCGAAATTCGGCCTGCGCCACCGCGATGCGCTGGGCGCGGTTGACCTCCGAGAAGCCGCCGGTCAGCACCGGCTCGGTCTCGTAATACAGCGTGCGCAACAGCTGCGCCTTCCAGCCGTTCCAGACACCGGGGCCGACGCCGCGGATGTCGGCGGTGGTCAGGATCGTCAGCAGCTTCATCTGCTCGACCGACTGCACCACGGCGGCGAAATTCTCGATGGTCTTGCGGTCCGACAGGTCGCGCGATTGCGCCACCGTCGACATCGTCAGGTGCTCCTCGATCAGCCACGCCACCAGTTCGGTGTCGGCGGCGGAGAAGCCGAGCCGCGGGCACAGCCGCCGCGCCACCTTGGCGCCGGCGATCGAGTGATCCTCGGGCCTGCCCTTGGCGATATCGTGCAACAGCGTCGCGATATAGATCACCGGGCGGTGCTCGGGCTGGATCTTGCGGAACAGGTCGCTGGCGACCGTGAACTCCTCGTTGCCGCCGCGCTCGATGTCCTGCAGGTAGCCGATGCAGCGGATCAGATGCTCGTCCACCGTGTAGTGGTGGTACATGTTGAACTGCATCATCGACACGATCTTGCCGAAGGCGCGGATGAAATGGCCGAGCACGCCGGTCTCGTTCATCCGCCGCAGCACGGTCTCCGCATTGTCGGAGGTCAGGATCTCCATGAACAGGCGGTTGGCTTCGTCGTTCTCGCGCAGCTGGGTGTTGATCAGCTTCAGCGAGCGCGTCACCGTGCGCATCGCGTCGGGATGGAAGGCGAGGCTGTTCTGCTGCGCGAGGCGGAAGATCCGGATGAGATTGACCGGATCGTGCTTGAAGACATCGGGCGCGGCGAGGTTGATGCGGTTGTTGTCGACGATGAAGTCGTCGCTGCCCGCCACCCGCCGCCGCTTGGTGCCGGGCCGGAACCGCGCCACCATCCGGCTCAGCACCGGCGCCGGTTTGTTGTGCTCCTCCTCGAGCTTGGCGCACAGGATCGCGGTGAGGTCGCCGACGTCTTTTGCGATCAGGAAGTAGTGCTTCATGAAGCGCTCGACGTCCTGCATGCCGGGATGCGAGGTATAGCCGAGTCTAACAGCGATCTCGCGCTGCATGTCGAATGACAGCCGCTCCTCGGCGCGTCCGGCGAAGAAGTGCAGGTTGCAGCGCACCGACCACAGGAAGTCGGCGCAGCGGCGGAAGGTGCGGTACTCCTGCGCGTCGAACACGCCGCGCTCGAGCAGCTCATCCGTCTCGCGCACGCGGTAGACGTATTTGGCGATCCAGAACAGCGTGTGCAGGTCGCGCAGGCCGCCCTTGCCGTCCTTGACGTTGGGCTCGACCAGATAGCGCGACTGGCCGCCGCGGCGGTGCCGCTCCTCGCGCTCGGCGAGTTTGGCGGTGACGAATTCCGATGCGGTGCCCTGCACCACTTCCTTGTCGAAGCGCTCGACCAGTTCGTCATAGAGCGGCTGGTCGCCGGTCAGGAACCTGGTTTCCAGGATCGCGGTGCGGATCGTCATGTCGCCGCGCGCCTGGCGGATCGATTCATCGACCGAGCGGGTAGCGTGGCCGACCTTCAGCCCCATGTCCCACAAGCAATAGAGGATGGCTTCGGCGACCTGCTCGCCCCAGGCGGTCTGCTTGTAGGGCAGGATGAACAGCAGATCGATGTCGGATTCCGGCGCCATCAGCCCGCGGCCATAACCGCCGGTCGCGACCACGGCCATGCGCTCGGCGCCCGAGGGGATCGGCGAGTGATAGAGATGCCGGGTCGCCGCCGCATAGAGGATGCGGATGATCTCGTCCTGCACGAAACAGAGCCGTTCGGCGCAGCGGCGGCCGTGGCGATCCTTCAAGAGAAGCGCCTGCGCCGTGGCGCGCGCCGCGATCAGTTCGGCCTTGAGCAGCTGCGCCATCGCGGCGCGGAACTGGTCCTCGCGGCCGGCATGTTGCTCGGCGAGCGCGTTGACCGCCGCGGTGATCCGCACGGTCTCGAAACGATCATCCGCTTCAGCGCGGTCGTCGGCTACGATGCTGTCCATACGTCCATCCGATATCGGACGAAGCCGTTGCTGTCACTGACCAAAGTATAACGACAGCAGCTCCATGCTCCCTCAACGGCGCTGCGGGCAAGTCGTTCTCGCACCATCTCATAAAGGGTAGAGATTTTCTCGTTGACCGCAAGGCTAACTCATTGAAATAAAAGATTGTTTCTTAATCGTCTCGAGGAGATCGACGAATGCAGAAATTTTCCCGGCGCGCCTTCGCTGCGCTGCTCGCGGTCTCGACATTGGTGCCCGGCGCGGCGCTTGCCGCCGACGCGCCAAAGG
It includes:
- a CDS encoding methylated-DNA--[protein]-cysteine S-methyltransferase, which translates into the protein MADRKTAQSFNLDRLKTPIGTALLVTDDDGVLRALDWDDYEGRMLELLRLHYGTVTLRDGRAPAAMREALADYFKGDLDRLADVEWRVAGTPFQQRVWHALPKISPGTTMSYGALAAKLKVPNAMRAVGHANGSNPISVVVPCHRLIGANGSLVKYGGGLERKRWLLQHEGVEI
- a CDS encoding DUF1304 domain-containing protein, whose protein sequence is MLLLGNVLVAAVAALHIYFLVLEMFLWTKPLGLTTFRNSVEKATDSAVLAANQGLYNGFLAAGLIWGLVHGNPAFAFQIKTFFLLCVIVAGVYGAATVSRRILYVQATPAALALIQLWLA
- a CDS encoding glycosyltransferase yields the protein MMAAFAPGLVAFGACLAILPLLRREHTLARVMMTGVSFVLLLHYFVWRVTQTLPPPGLTADALVGYPFVVAEAASMIAVCLSLLFLSRTIDRSPEVNAVLRRSRASTDAPLVDVFICTYNEEKAILERTIIGATGLNYPNYRVWVLDDGRRLWLRRLAQELGCNYLTRPDNRHAKAGNINHALRHVSIPPERPEYISILDADFVPMPDFLTRAMSLMQDGSVGVVQTPQHFINPDPIQTNLAATDVWPDEQRFFFDILMPAKDAWGTAFCCGTSSLIRFSGLMQIGGFPTDSVTEDYLVTLRLKEKGLRTIYLNERLTLGLAPEGLKEYITQRGRWCLGFMQIFRGRSGPFSRQSRLAFTDRLSLVDAFMSWSAVYGTKILGLVVPWLYLLFGIKAVHADLFELLKYFMPFYVWHAFTMAWISRGRSLAIMTDVSQYIAAPAVLKAVVTGLAKPQGHKFKVTAKGGDRNRRFIEWPLLRLYGSALLITLLAIAYAFILHLRGENIAYGGLALAWSLYNCVVLAIVCFICIEQPRRRKAERFERDEPILIHEGTESRLVRMADISISGARFIDPAPPAIGAAIKCNVYGQSVTATVVRRTRDGFGVRFEDAVATRVNVVRAFYAGEYVRAFSGVRAAPVGKALLMRLFG
- a CDS encoding response regulator transcription factor, whose product is MVTGPAASPPTHASAGDPAVFVVDDDASVRDSLSSLFRSVGLRTEVFGSAHEFLQHKPPDVPSCLILDIRLPRLSGLDFQAELAKADIHIPIIFMTGHGDIPMTVRAMKAGAVDFLTKPFRDQDMLDAVTTAIERDRNRRDEAKALAHLRAAFATLTARERQIMTLVTTGLMNKQVAAEIGVAEITVKIHRGHIMRKMAAKSLPDLVKMAQILRIGPASGGPQT
- a CDS encoding PAS domain-containing sensor histidine kinase, coding for MPMMHNPTKKYWSTEQWLLGGMVLAWAGTCAGLLLGPEPAATAHLAALAALVAALAAALLMMRVVGRTQREMEAALRGRVRGEERAIEALRNSEAQWKEVFEHNPVMYFMVDATGLVLSVNTFGAAQLGYTVDELLGQSVLRVFAAEDRDMVLRNVAACLDNIGQTHGWEIRKVRKDGSRLWVRENAKAVRRLGDQLIVLIACEDITERKQAENALQQSEMYLTEAQRLSHTGSFGWHVASGEMIWSEETFRIFAFDKAPCIKHGTVLQRVHPDDRARVQRTIDRASVDGKDFEHGYRLLMPNGAIKYVHARAHAVTNISGDTEFIGAVTDVTARKRAEAELHEAQINLAHVTRVTALGELAASIAHEVNQPLAAVVTNAAACLRWLNRAAPDLNEARGAVRSIISDGNRAGEVIQRVRALVNKTTDQKAPLDINAAINEVIGLVQHELQSHLISLQLDLAPALPPVVADRVQLQQVILNLVLNGIEAMQPVTDRPRELVIRTRIDPAKHDDAGQILVTVTDCGVGITTENAERLFDAFYTTKASGMGMGLSICRSIVEAHRGRLSVAGNAGPGATFQFTLPLREEDHAW
- a CDS encoding HlyD family efflux transporter periplasmic adaptor subunit; amino-acid sequence: MNQAQQKPFPDDHTSVSKDEESGARGLQRDLQDRLQPAHDEPVSEPVSDSAPHPEPPRGSGRWVRRLLKVGIGLAIVAVFGWLPLKAVLQTSSVEAVVNARIVTLRSPIDGTVTAKPQGSAQLSVVHEGDAILHVVNARGDRVRLDDLRRQMSRLENERPSLAAKLAAAETAQQDLARQAGQFRDGRILQLEARIAEIQSAIEAAAARREEAVAAVERASSLIKSGSVSTVEMARLTREQAIAQQTEIGARRRLDAAKVELTAVRSGTYLGDSYNDRPSSAQREEEMRQRASDLRADLAHADAEIDWLTHEIAVEQLHYVNRAEADIKAPVAGRIWEMMTSPGEDVRAGQPLLKLLDCSGAVVTANVTEGVYNRLRLGEQASFEPNDGSAAIQGEIVNLTGASGAPANLAINPDALNKEPYRVTVSMPALDSTGKECAVGRTGRVVFNGDAAKS
- a CDS encoding response regulator transcription factor produces the protein MILRSRLATHCASASTHRPKPVLAVPGRTSLSHPPMISIVDDDMSVRTATHNLVRSLGYAVETYASAEEFLHSPHLNETSCVIADVRMPAMSGLDLQSHLIASGRRFPFIFVTAFSVESDRARALRAGAICFLSKPFDGDVLIKCLDTALAQNGSAPGE